From the Corvus cornix cornix isolate S_Up_H32 chromosome 1A, ASM73873v5, whole genome shotgun sequence genome, the window cctgagccccccaggGAGCTCCCACCCCCCCAGGCCGGGGGCTCAGTCTGGGGGGGCTCTTGCAGACGGGACCCCGAGGGGCTTCGCCTTCGTCCAGCTCCGGAACCTCCGGGAGGCGGCCGCGGCGCTGGGGGGGCTCAACGGGGCCCAGCTCCGAGGTTTGGGGGGGCCTGGGGGCTTTGGGGGGGCTCAGCAGGGCCTGGGGGGTTCGGGGGGGCTCAACGGGGCCCAGCTCCGAGGTTTGGGGGGGCCTGGGATTAAGCAGAGGGTCCCTGGGAggtttgggggtgctgggggagcGCAACACGAGGGAGATCAGAGGTTTGGGAGGGTCTCTGGGGGAATTTGAGGGGTGCAGAGGGGGATTGAGGATGCTGAGGGGGTCTCTGGGGAAGGGGAACACGAgggggggtctggggggggatgggggggagCCCTCAGGAATTTGGGGTCTGACCCCCCCGCCCCCCAGGGCGGCCGCTGGCCGTGGACTGGGCCGTGGCCAAGGACAAGTACCAGGAGACACAGGGACCCCCAAAAACGCCCGGTGAgaccccaaaactgcccccCAAACTCCCCAGTGAGACCCCAAGCCCCCCTGAGACTCCCCAAATCCCCGGTGAGACCCCAAAACCCCCCTGGACCCCCAAAAATGCCTGGTGAGATCCTAAAACTgccccccaaatcccccaaaTTCCCTGAGATTCCTCGAACTCCCCAGTgagaccccaaatcccccccaTTTGCCCCGTGAGGGGCTGGGCCTGCCCCAGGGCCCCCGGGGGCTTTTGGGGGGGCCGAGGGGTGACTGAGCCCCCCCACCCCGGGTTCTGACagagggggaggggagagagaaggaaaaaggggaagagaaagaggaagaggagcttgaagaagaggaggaagatgaagaggaagaaaaagaagaggaggatgaagaggaagaagaagaggaggaggaagaagaggaggaagaagctgCTCGGCCTCCCCGGCAGACCCCAAAAGTGGGGTCAGGGGTCAGAGCTGGGCTAGAGCgtgggaagaagaagaaggaagaggaggaggaggaggaagatgaagatgaagaaaaagaggaggaggacgaggaggaggatgaggaagaggatgaggaggatggggaaggtTGGTTGTGCACTGCCTGGGGGGCAGGGGGGTTCTGTGGGGCCTCGAGGGGCTCTGGCAGAGTCGGGGGGGCTGTGTGGGCTCAGGGGCTGTCGGGGTGTTTGGGGTGCGCTGggggtctggggtttttttggggagggTCTGGGGAGGTTTCGAGggtttttggggagggggttAGGGCAGTTTGGGGGGCTCTTCCAGGGGGCAGGGGGTGTTTCTGGGGGTCTGGGGGTGCTGCCCTGGGGTCGGGGGGTTTGGGGGGTCCGGGGATGCCCCTGGGGGTCTCCCAGGTGCCCCAACTCCCCCTTGCAGAGGAGCCCCCCCGCAAGCGCCGGCAGCGCCCGTCGGACGTGGCCGAGGGCAGGACCGTGTTCATACGGTGAGTGGGGGGCCGGGGGACCCCAAACCCCGGGGAGGGGCGCCCCCGGGACCCCCCTgagccccccgcccccccccagGAACCTCTCGTTTGACAccgaggaggaggagctggaggagaccCTGCAGCGGTTCGGGGGGGTCTGCTACGTCCGGCTGGTGCTGCACCCCCACACCGGCACCCCCaaaggtggggagggggctgggggggcctGGGGGGCACCCGGTGCTGCTCCCCACACCGGCACCCCCAAAAAggggggagggagcagggggatCTGGGTGAGGGCTGCACCCCAAAACTGGGCGCCCCAAAGGTGGGGGGGGAGCCCTGGGGGGTGTTTGGGAGGGGCCCAGAGGGTCCTGGGGTGTTTGGGGGGGCTCTGGGACCCAGAGGGGGGGGTCCCACATTTTGGGGGAATGTTGCCCATTTGGGGGTGTCTGTCCCACATTTTGGGGAGGGGCTCCCACTTTTGGGAGTGTCCCTGTGGAGGGGGGATTATCCCATGTTTGGGGTGGCTCCCAAATTCGGGGTGCCCACATTTGGGGGTTGGTTCCCACACTGGGGGCTGCCCCCTGACTTTTCTCGCCCCCCAGGCTCTGCCTTCGCCCAGTTCGAGACCCCCGAGGGGGCCCAGAAATGCATCGAGGCTGCCCAGGAGGGGCCTGAGGTGAGGGGGGGCCctgggggacagcggggaccCCCTGAGTGACCAGGGACCCCAAAGGgatggggacagcggggaccCCCTGAGTGACCAGGGACCCCaaagggacaggggacagcggGGTCCCCCGAGTGACCATGGACCCCAAAGGgatggggacagcggggaccCCCTGAGTGACCAGGGACCCCaaagggacaggggacagcggGGTCCCCCGAGTGACCATGGACCCCAAAGGgatggggacagcggggaccCCCTGAGTGACCATGGACCCCaaagggacaggggacagcggGGTCCCCCGAGTGACCATGGACCCCAAAGGgatggggacagcggggaccCCCTGAGTGACCATGGACCCCAAAGGGACAGGGGACAGTGGGGACCCCCCAGGGGCATCGAGGGTCCTGGGGGGGCTCAGGGGCAGTTCCCGGGGGAGTCTGGGGAGGGGTTTGGTGGGACTGGGGTGGGGTTTGGGGGACTTTGAGGGAATTTGGAAAGGGTTGAGGGGAGTTTGGAGATTTGTGAGAGTTTGGGGAGGTTTTGGAAGGTTTTGGGGGCAGTTTGGGGTTTTGAGCAGGTTTCGGAGGTTGTGGGGGATGCTGTGCgttttgggggtgctgggaggtTCTGGGCAGGTTTGGGGGTGTCTGGGCGGGGTCCCCACCTGCTGTGGGGGTCCCACCCCCCTGACCCCGCTGACCCCTCTGTCCCAGGGCGGGGGGCTGCGAGTGGGGGGGCGGCTGCTGCGCGTGGACCCCGCCCTGAGCCGGGACCAGGCCCGGGGGCTCCAGGGGACCTCCAGGGGGGCCCGGCCCCGAACCGGCACCAGGAACCTGTACCTGGCCCGGGAGGGGGGTGAGTGACCCCACAGCCCAGTGCCCCCACGCCCCCCGGCCCTCactgcccccccagcccccatTCTCAGTCCCCCAACCCCGATTTCTGCATgacccccaaatccccccttGAAGCGCCCCCAAATCCCCCGACCCCCCATTCCCTCTGAATCCTCCCAATGCTCCCCAAATTCCTCCTGAACTCCTCTGACTCCCTTTTTGACCCTACCAAATTCCTCTAAACCCCCCTGCCCCCCTCATTCCCCTCCAACATCCCCCTGAGCTCTCTCATTGCCCCCTGACCCCCGGAATCCCCCTGACCCCCGTTCCCAGCCATCCACCCAGGCTCCTGCCAAGCCCCCCAAATTCCCCTGACCCCCCAAATGCCCAAAACCTTCCAATTCCACCCCGTTCCCAGCCATCCGCCCAGGCTCCCGCGCAGCCGAGGGCGTCAGCGACTCGGACATGGCCAAGCGGGTGCGGGTGAGTGGGGCCCTTCGGGGCTCCGGGGGCGATTTGGGGGCGTCCCGCTGTCGCTGGCCCCGCTGACCCCATGCCCGCAGTTCGAGGAGCTGAAGCGGCGGCGGCTGCAGGACCCCAACGTGGGCGTGTCACGGACGCGGCTGTGCCTGCACAACCTCCCCAAGGCGCTGGACTCGGCGCGGCTGCGCGCGCTGCTCAGGGGGCTCCTGCGGGCCCCCGGGGCCACAGCCCCCCTCATCAAGGAGGTGGGGGCCTTTTGGGGTCCCCCTGGGTCCCCCTGCGCTCTGTTGGGTCTGGGGGTGATTTGGGGTGGCTGGGGGGTCCCCGCTCTGTGCCCTGGGGGGTGTTGGGGGGTTCTCCAGGAGGGTGTCGGGGGGCTTTGGGTGACCCCATCCCCACATGCCAATGCCAGGTGGTGCAGGGGGGTGTGGAGTTCTGGGATGACCCCGGGGCAGTTTGGGGGTGACCCAGGGGATGTTTTTGGGGTGACCCCATCACTTTCCAAGTGCTGGGTGATgcgggagctgcaggaaggttTGGGGTACCctgggtgggttttggggtgcccTGGGTGGGTTTTTGGGGTGACCCCATCACTTTCCAAGTGCTGGGtgatgcaggagctgcaggaaggttTGGGGTACCctgggtgggttttggggtgcccTGGGTGGGTTTTTGGGGTGACCCCATCACTTTCGCAGTGCCGGGTGATGCGGGAGCTGCGGGGCCAGGGCCAATCTTTGGGGTTCGCCTTCGTGGAGTTCGGGGAGCACGAGGAGGCCCTGGGGGCCCTGCGGCGCCTCAACAACAACCCTGAGCTCTTCGGGGCCCACAAGGTCAGTGGGGGCACCCCAAATCCGGGGCACCCTATTTCCAGACCCTGGAGCTGCCCCCCGCATTCTGGGGTCCCCCTGGGATCTCCTGGGAGCCCCCgggggttttggggtgcccCATGGGCTCTGGGGGCTCTCCTGGGTGTTTTGGGTTTCTCTCAGATGTTTTTGGGGTGCCCCCCGGCTTTTGGGCTGTTCTGGGTTACCCCCCGTGTTTCACGGGGAGGTTTCTGGGGTCCCCCCTAGATTTCGGGGTGCCCTCATTGTGTTGGGGTATCACAGGGTGTCGGAGAGCTTTTGGGGTCTCCCCCTGGGTTTTGAGGTCCTCCCCAGTGTTCAGGGGGTTTTAGGCTTCCCTGCAcaagtttgggggttttggggtgtcccCCACAGTGTTTTGGGAGCTTTAGAAGCATCCCCTTGGTTTTGGGGTGTCCCCCTGGGTACTTGAGGGATTTCCGGGTGCTCCCCCGAGtctgggggtttttggggtgtCCTCCCGGAGTTTGGGGCGTGTTGGGGTGCCCCCCCCGCGGTTTTGGGGCGTTTCGGGGTCCCCACGGTGCCCCCCAGCGCCCGATCGTGGAGTTCGCGCTGGAGGACCGGCGGAAGCTGCGGCTGCGGGAGCAGCGGATCCAGCGGGGCCTGGTACGGGGGAACCCCCTGCACCCCCTCTGCCCCCCCGGGGCCCCCGGGCCCCCCCGGCCCCCAGCACTGAACCCCACCCcccctttcctgcagctcaAGGCCAAGGCCAAGGTGGCCGCGGGACCCCCGGACCCCCCCCAGGCACCCCCGGCCCCCCCCAGGGGCGCCCAGACCCCCCCGCGGGCTCGGGGGCCCCCAGgacccccccggcccccccccGGGGACCCCCCCCGGGGCCCCCTGGGCCGGGTTCCGCACGCAGAGCCCGGGCCAGGGCGGGGCTCCGGGCGCCCCCCGCCCCAAGGTGCTGGCGCTGCCCTCCCACCGCGGCCCCAAGATCAGGTGAGGGGGGCCCTGAGCCCCCACCTCTgtcccccctttccccccctcaCCCCCGTTTTCCTccccatttccctttttctccctttttctcccttttttcccttctttttccccacttccccccccctttttcccctctctcttgCACCCTTCCctgttcctctccttcccccctcctgccccccttccccttccccccccttttcttgcccctttctccccctttccccccatGTCCCCCCTGGGGGTCTCTGTCCTCTCTGGCCCCCCCCCCAGGCCTCTCCCCCGCCCAATTCCCCTTTTCCCCACAGGAAACGGGACAAGGGGAAGGCCCAGCCCCCCCCCAAGCCCCCCAAAGCCCCCAAGGCCTCTCGGCGGCGGGAGAAGCTCCGGGCGCCCCCCCCCCAGGTAGGGATTTGGAGTTCACCCCCCCCCCGGGGTGGGTTTGGGGTCAAACCCTCCGATTTGGGCCACCCCCATCTCCCTGGGCACCCCCATTCCTCGATATCTCCCCTCAGTGCTGCCCCCGGGCTGTGGGGTGCCGCGGGGATTTTGGGGCTCCCCTCACCCCTCTGCCCCCCAGAGCCAGCGGCGGCGCCGgggggggcccgggggggcCGAGGTGCGGTTCCAGGAGCTGGTGGAGAGGTACAAGAGGAAGATTTTGGGGAGCAACCCCCCCACGGCACGGGGGGGGAAGTGGTTCGAGAGCTGAGACCCCCCCCGGCACCCCAAAAACCCCCCCTGGCACCCCAAAAACCCCCTTCGGGGTGCCGGGGGTCCCAAACCCCGCGGGGGGGTCTTGGGGTGCTGCCCCCACGGGGTCCAGGGGGGTTGGGGAGTGGGACCCAGCCCGGGTCCCccctgggatttgggggtgctcccccccccagctctgtctgtgcctgtgttttaataaaaatgggGTTTTTGAGGAAAATTTGGCCCCTTGGTGTCACCACTCTCCTTGGGGACCCCAAAACATctgccctggggaggggggctggggggacccggggaggggtgggggagacCTCCAGGGGGGCTTGGGGGGTCCCGGCAGTTCTGGGTCCCGTGGTTCCCTCTGTGTCCCCCACAACCTCCGCGGGTCCCGGCTGAGTCACGGTGGCCCCGGGTGGCCTCGGGCATGAGGGACATGACCCGGGGTGGCCCTGCCCCATGGCCACCCCCCCGGGGTGTCCCCACCGTGGGGCCGGGGAAGGGCCAGGGCCGGGGAGGGGCCAGGCCGGCGCTGCAGGGGACACCGAGAGTGGCACTGGCAGTGACACACGTGTCCTTGTCCCGTGTCCTTGTCCCGTGTCCTGTGTCCCCCACCTTGGCCCCGTGccccctcttcccccagccttgTCCCCGTCCCTGTCCCCTTTGTCCCCCTTGTTCCTCTCTCCTTTATCCCCGTCCCTTTTCCCCTCTCGCCGGGGGCTCCAGGACaccccccgtgtcccccccgtgtccccaccTCGGCTGGGGAGTGTAAGGGTCACACCAGGCCGGGGGACCCGGGGGGATGGCAAAGCCACCAGCGAGTCATCCACTGCCACTGAGTCACCGGGACGTGTCCCCGGTCCCAGTCCCTTGTCCCCAGGTGCCCCCGTGCCCCGGGGGGTCCCTTGTCCCCGTGTGGCCCCTGTCCCCGAGGGCCCTTG encodes:
- the RBM28 gene encoding RNA-binding protein 28, yielding MAAPEPRTVLVRGLPPGATAALLERLFGHLGPLRRCFVVTEKGSPKCRGFGYVTFSLPEDAARALREPPELGGRRLGVTPARPRPRPEGKGKEKGEPPPGPPRAKKPRGPSRKARLILRNLSFQCSEDELRGLFAPFGPVLELNLPRKPDGTPRGFAFVQLRNLREAAAALGGLNGAQLRGRPLAVDWAVAKDKYQETQGPPKTPEGEGREKEKGEEKEEEELEEEEEDEEEEKEEEDEEEEEEEEEEEEEEAARPPRQTPKVGSGVRAGLERGKKKKEEEEEEEDEDEEKEEEDEEEDEEEDEEDGEEEPPRKRRQRPSDVAEGRTVFIRNLSFDTEEEELEETLQRFGGVCYVRLVLHPHTGTPKGSAFAQFETPEGAQKCIEAAQEGPEGGGLRVGGRLLRVDPALSRDQARGLQGTSRGARPRTGTRNLYLAREGAIRPGSRAAEGVSDSDMAKRVRFEELKRRRLQDPNVGVSRTRLCLHNLPKALDSARLRALLRGLLRAPGATAPLIKECRVMRELRGQGQSLGFAFVEFGEHEEALGALRRLNNNPELFGAHKRPIVEFALEDRRKLRLREQRIQRGLLKAKAKVAAGPPDPPQAPPAPPRGAQTPPRARGPPGPPRPPPGDPPRGPLGRVPHAEPGPVLALPSHRGPKIRKRDKGKAQPPPKPPKAPKASRRREKLRAPPPQSQRRRRGGPGGAEVRFQELVERYKRKILGSNPPTARGGKWFES